A section of the Rhodobacter sp. genome encodes:
- a CDS encoding amidohydrolase, translating to MATLIVTNGKVLTMDEARPRAEAVALQGERVLAVGTTDEIAALAGAGCRVIDAGGATVLPGLIESHLHLFMGGNELGHLQLLHVQGAEALRQALGAFAAANPDAPMLMGQGCDYAILGRALTRHDLDAIIPDRPVLFTAADHHTAWANTRALEMAGILHGRSLGVGNEIVLGADGLATGELREFEAFAPVLALTGQTRIAAGIATGEEPVPAPDHADLIADLEPMERGLRHCARHGFTSLVNMDGNRYTLLVLAELRRQGRLTARVRVPFHYRPHRQPADLAEATALSAEFNDDWLASGFVKLFMDGVVDSETAAMLHDYPDHPGWKGDPLHTAERFNEIAIEADRRGLQIAVHAIGDGAVRRVLDGYQAARQANGPRDSRHRIEHIELIDRADVPRLAALGVTASIQPVHAPGAMDFPLLPTMNKIHRDRWRDAYLCRDLAAAGARLAFASDWPVTDINPFRGIQAALTRPRYEGGTDQTLGLHDILAGYTIGGAWAEHTEDRKGRLRAGYLADLVILSGDIEATPIPEIGEMRAAVTVCGGRVVWESA from the coding sequence TTGGCGACGCTGATCGTGACCAACGGCAAGGTCCTGACGATGGACGAGGCGCGGCCTCGCGCCGAAGCCGTCGCCCTGCAAGGCGAGCGCGTGCTGGCGGTCGGCACCACGGACGAGATCGCCGCGCTGGCCGGTGCCGGCTGCCGGGTGATCGACGCCGGCGGCGCGACGGTGTTGCCCGGGCTGATCGAAAGTCACCTGCACCTTTTCATGGGCGGCAACGAATTGGGGCATCTGCAATTGCTGCATGTCCAGGGCGCCGAGGCCCTGCGCCAGGCGCTGGGCGCCTTTGCCGCGGCCAACCCCGACGCGCCGATGCTGATGGGCCAGGGGTGTGACTATGCGATTCTGGGCCGCGCCCTGACCCGCCACGATCTGGACGCGATCATCCCCGACCGCCCCGTCCTGTTTACCGCCGCCGACCACCACACCGCCTGGGCCAACACCCGCGCGCTGGAGATGGCGGGCATCCTGCACGGGCGGTCGCTGGGCGTCGGCAACGAGATCGTCCTGGGGGCCGATGGCCTCGCCACCGGCGAGTTGCGCGAATTCGAGGCCTTCGCCCCGGTGCTGGCCCTGACCGGCCAGACGCGGATCGCGGCGGGCATCGCGACGGGCGAGGAACCCGTGCCGGCGCCGGATCATGCCGATCTGATCGCCGATCTCGAACCGATGGAACGCGGCCTGCGGCACTGCGCGCGGCACGGGTTCACCTCGCTCGTGAACATGGACGGCAACCGCTACACGCTGCTGGTGCTGGCCGAACTCAGACGGCAGGGGCGGTTGACCGCGCGGGTGCGGGTGCCGTTCCACTACCGCCCCCACCGCCAGCCCGCCGATCTGGCCGAGGCCACCGCCTTGAGCGCGGAATTCAACGACGACTGGCTGGCGTCGGGGTTCGTCAAACTGTTCATGGACGGGGTCGTGGACAGCGAAACGGCGGCGATGCTGCACGACTATCCCGATCATCCCGGCTGGAAGGGCGATCCGTTGCACACCGCCGAGCGGTTCAACGAGATCGCGATCGAGGCCGACCGGCGCGGCCTTCAGATCGCCGTCCATGCCATCGGTGACGGCGCGGTGCGGCGGGTGCTGGACGGGTATCAGGCGGCGCGGCAGGCGAACGGTCCGCGCGATTCGCGGCACCGGATCGAACATATCGAATTGATCGACCGGGCCGATGTGCCCCGACTGGCGGCGTTGGGGGTGACGGCCTCGATCCAGCCGGTCCACGCGCCCGGGGCGATGGATTTCCCCCTGTTGCCGACCATGAACAAGATTCACCGCGACCGTTGGCGCGACGCCTATCTGTGCCGGGACCTGGCTGCCGCCGGGGCGCGGCTGGCCTTTGCCTCGGACTGGCCGGTGACCGACATCAACCCGTTCCGCGGCATCCAGGCGGCGCTGACCCGCCCGCGCTATGAGGGCGGAACGGACCAGACCCTGGGCCTGCACGACATCCTGGCGGGCTATACCATCGGTGGCGCCTGGGCCGAACACACCGAGGACCGCAAGGGCCGGCTGCGCGCGGGGTATCTGGCCGATCTGGTGATCCTGTCGGGCGACATCGAGGCCACGCCCATCCCCGAAATCGGCGAGATGCGTGCCGCGGTCACCGTCTGCGGCGGTCGCGTCGTCTGGGAGAGCGCATGA
- a CDS encoding ABC transporter ATP-binding protein yields MTPEIEITGLGKVFGQGAAAFRALSDIDLTIGTGEFFTLLGPSGCGKTTLLRMIAGFEAPTSGRLRINGDEMAGKGPNARPVNTVFQNYALFPHMTVAQNIGFGLKMLGRPRAEVAATVAEMLRLVRMEPMAGRRPSEISGGQQQRVALARALAPRPRVLLLDEPLSALDLKLRKEMQSELKRLQSETGITFVFVTHDQEEALTMSDRIAVMSAGRILQLGTPHDIYHAPADRFVADFIGDTNFLTLTVVALGDGRATLTLPGGQTAEARLPEGLVPALGQSVTAILRPEQATLADPPGAAMTATVQSAVFFGTDTHLHLTLGDGQPFVLRRQNTADLPVPAPGSTVGLALGTGALRVLRA; encoded by the coding sequence ATGACCCCGGAAATCGAGATCACCGGCCTGGGAAAGGTCTTTGGTCAGGGCGCCGCCGCCTTTCGCGCCTTGAGCGACATCGACCTGACCATCGGCACGGGCGAATTCTTCACCCTCCTGGGCCCGTCGGGCTGCGGCAAGACCACGCTCTTGCGCATGATCGCCGGGTTCGAGGCCCCGACCTCTGGCAGGTTGCGCATCAACGGCGACGAGATGGCGGGCAAGGGGCCCAACGCGCGCCCGGTGAACACCGTCTTTCAGAACTATGCGCTGTTTCCGCATATGACGGTGGCGCAGAACATCGGCTTTGGCCTGAAGATGCTGGGCCGCCCCCGGGCCGAGGTCGCCGCGACCGTCGCCGAGATGCTGCGTCTGGTGCGGATGGAGCCGATGGCGGGCCGCCGGCCCAGCGAGATCTCGGGCGGGCAGCAACAACGCGTTGCGCTGGCCCGGGCGCTGGCGCCGCGCCCGCGCGTGCTGCTGCTGGACGAACCGCTGAGCGCGCTGGACCTCAAGCTGCGCAAGGAAATGCAAAGCGAACTCAAGCGGTTGCAATCCGAGACCGGGATCACCTTTGTGTTCGTGACGCACGACCAGGAAGAGGCGCTGACGATGTCCGACCGCATCGCGGTGATGAGCGCGGGCCGCATCTTGCAACTGGGCACCCCGCACGACATCTATCACGCGCCCGCCGACCGCTTTGTCGCGGATTTCATCGGCGACACGAATTTCCTGACCCTGACGGTCGTCGCGCTGGGCGACGGACGCGCGACCCTGACCCTGCCGGGTGGCCAGACCGCCGAGGCCCGCCTGCCGGAGGGGCTGGTTCCGGCCTTGGGGCAGTCGGTGACGGCGATCTTGCGTCCCGAACAGGCCACGCTCGCCGATCCGCCCGGCGCGGCGATGACCGCCACCGTCCAGTCGGCGGTCTTTTTCGGCACCGATACCCACCTGCACCTGACGCTGGGCGACGGCCAGCCCTTTGTCTTGCGGCGCCAGAACACCGCCGATCTGCCGGTGCCCGCGCCCGGCAGCACCGTGGGTCTGGCGCTGGGAACCGGCGCGTTGCGCGTGCTGAGGGCGTGA
- a CDS encoding ABC transporter permease: MPEPAVRAAPPEPAPPAERHGWKWLLSAPALLVLVLAASGPLLIVAVYSFLSPGNMGGIAWSPSLDGWFKVFFSRDIFEPDLVSWNTANLTVFWRTVWLSVQTTAICAVLGFPTAWFIATRPPHRRALWLFLITIPFWTNLLIRTFAIQELIRGTGMLNTALLALHVIDEPLQLLYSNVAILMGMAYVFLPLMVLPLYAAMDKLDFRLVEAGYDLYASRWRVLWHVILPLVKPGFVAGSILVFIPSIGAYVTPRVLGGGRTMMLGNLIALQFGQGRNWPLGAALAMLLLILVTVALVFYLRAVNTDGEGRRHG, from the coding sequence ATGCCTGAGCCCGCCGTTCGCGCCGCGCCCCCGGAACCGGCCCCGCCCGCCGAGCGCCACGGCTGGAAATGGCTGCTCAGCGCGCCCGCCTTGCTGGTGCTGGTGTTGGCGGCCTCGGGGCCGCTGCTGATCGTCGCCGTCTATTCCTTCCTCAGCCCTGGCAACATGGGCGGGATCGCCTGGTCGCCCTCGCTCGACGGCTGGTTCAAGGTCTTTTTCAGCCGTGACATCTTTGAGCCAGATCTGGTCAGCTGGAACACCGCCAATCTGACGGTGTTCTGGCGCACGGTCTGGCTGTCGGTCCAGACCACCGCGATCTGTGCGGTGCTGGGCTTTCCGACCGCCTGGTTCATCGCCACCCGCCCGCCACATCGCCGGGCGCTGTGGCTGTTCCTGATCACCATTCCGTTCTGGACCAACCTTCTGATCCGCACCTTTGCGATCCAGGAACTGATCCGCGGCACGGGGATGTTGAACACCGCCCTGCTGGCGCTGCACGTGATCGACGAGCCGTTGCAACTGCTCTATTCCAATGTCGCGATCCTGATGGGCATGGCCTATGTGTTCCTGCCGCTGATGGTGCTGCCGCTCTATGCGGCAATGGACAAGCTGGATTTCCGCCTGGTCGAGGCCGGCTATGACCTTTACGCCAGCCGCTGGCGGGTGCTCTGGCATGTCATTCTGCCGTTGGTGAAACCCGGATTCGTGGCGGGCTCGATCCTGGTCTTCATCCCGTCGATCGGGGCCTATGTCACGCCGCGCGTGCTGGGGGGCGGGCGGACGATGATGCTGGGCAACCTGATCGCGCTGCAATTCGGGCAGGGGCGCAACTGGCCCCTGGGCGCGGCGCTGGCGATGTTGCTGCTGATCCTGGTGACGGTTGCGCTGGTGTTCTATCTGCGCGCGGTCAACACCGATGGCGAGGGGCGGCGGCATGGCTAG
- a CDS encoding ABC transporter permease: MARPFDVRRLPGFGVVALATFVLLYLPILVLVVFSFNAGTSQSQWEGFSLQWYAAAFANQQVQDVSIRSLWLAGVAAGVATALAVPAALATTRVSRFPGQTMIYALINQPLMVPEIVTGIALLICVAWVKVNTGYTGMGYLVAAHTAFCIPFAYLPIRARLETLDPTLERAAADLYASPVQAFRYITLPLLVPGIAAGFMLGFVISLDTVVITEFVKSAGQDTLPTYMLGQLRRIITPEMNAIATLFLALSLVFVTAFFLITRKRG; encoded by the coding sequence ATGGCTAGACCCTTTGACGTGCGCAGATTGCCCGGTTTCGGCGTGGTCGCGCTGGCGACCTTCGTGCTGCTCTACCTGCCGATTCTGGTTCTGGTGGTGTTTTCCTTCAACGCCGGAACCTCGCAATCGCAATGGGAGGGGTTCTCGCTGCAATGGTATGCGGCGGCCTTTGCCAACCAGCAGGTGCAGGACGTGTCGATCCGCTCGCTCTGGCTGGCGGGGGTGGCGGCGGGGGTGGCGACGGCGCTGGCGGTGCCGGCGGCCCTGGCCACGACCCGCGTCAGCCGCTTTCCGGGGCAGACGATGATCTATGCGCTCATCAACCAGCCGCTGATGGTGCCCGAGATCGTCACCGGCATCGCGCTGCTGATCTGCGTGGCCTGGGTCAAGGTCAACACGGGCTACACCGGGATGGGCTATCTGGTCGCCGCGCATACGGCGTTCTGCATCCCCTTTGCCTATCTGCCGATCCGCGCCCGACTCGAGACCCTGGACCCGACGCTGGAACGCGCCGCCGCCGATCTCTATGCCAGCCCGGTGCAGGCGTTCCGATACATCACCTTGCCGCTGCTGGTGCCGGGCATAGCGGCGGGTTTCATGCTGGGCTTCGTCATTTCGCTGGATACGGTGGTCATCACCGAATTCGTGAAATCCGCCGGGCAGGACACGCTGCCGACCTACATGCTCGGCCAGTTGCGGCGCATCATCACGCCCGAGATGAACGCGATCGCGACCTTGTTCCTGGCGCTGTCACTGGTGTTCGTGACCGCGTTTTTCCTGATTACCCGCAAGCGCGGGTGA
- a CDS encoding extracellular solute-binding protein encodes MKRTLISTLALIAASATAAQADGVLNIYNWGNYTSPELIEQFTRDTGIQVTITDFDSNDTALARVRQGGHGFDIVVPTHSYVQTWIQEGLLQPLDPAIVTDRNNIAPQWRDVDFDPGREYTVPWQWGTTGILVNTSVYHGDINTADIVLNPPPELDGRINVIPEMSDVMAIAIYAAGGDSVCTTDMDVLRRARDTLMAAKPHWLSIDYGTIDNYAAGDILAGIYWNGASMRARLQNADLAYGYPATGYPVWMDNAAVLADAQNPENAMIFINYILQPEHAAMLSNFARYANGITGSEEFMDEGMRNAPEIVIPAELVSAGRFSPACPQDVQEIRTQIWTELLQ; translated from the coding sequence ATGAAAAGAACGCTGATTTCCACGCTGGCACTGATCGCCGCCTCGGCCACCGCGGCCCAGGCGGACGGGGTGCTGAACATCTACAACTGGGGCAACTACACCAGCCCCGAACTGATCGAACAATTCACCCGCGACACGGGCATCCAGGTCACGATCACCGACTTCGATTCGAACGACACCGCGCTGGCCCGGGTCCGGCAGGGCGGGCACGGGTTCGATATCGTCGTGCCGACGCATTCCTATGTGCAGACCTGGATTCAAGAGGGGCTCTTGCAGCCTCTCGATCCCGCCATCGTCACCGACCGCAACAACATCGCGCCGCAGTGGCGCGACGTCGATTTCGACCCGGGGCGCGAATACACCGTGCCGTGGCAGTGGGGGACGACGGGGATTCTGGTCAACACCTCGGTCTATCACGGTGATATCAACACCGCCGACATCGTCCTGAATCCACCGCCCGAGCTGGACGGCCGCATCAACGTGATCCCCGAGATGTCGGACGTGATGGCGATCGCGATCTATGCGGCGGGCGGCGACAGCGTCTGCACCACGGACATGGACGTGCTGCGCCGCGCGCGCGACACGCTGATGGCGGCAAAGCCGCACTGGCTGTCGATCGACTATGGCACGATCGACAATTACGCCGCCGGTGACATTCTGGCGGGCATCTACTGGAACGGGGCCTCGATGCGGGCGCGGTTGCAGAACGCCGACCTCGCCTATGGCTATCCGGCGACGGGCTATCCGGTGTGGATGGACAACGCCGCCGTTCTGGCCGACGCCCAGAACCCGGAAAACGCGATGATCTTCATCAACTACATCCTGCAACCCGAGCACGCGGCGATGCTGTCGAACTTTGCCCGCTATGCGAACGGCATCACCGGGTCCGAGGAATTCATGGACGAAGGGATGCGCAACGCGCCCGAGATCGTGATCCCGGCCGAGTTGGTGTCGGCGGGGCGTTTCTCGCCGGCCTGCCCGCAAGACGTGCAGGAAATCCGCACCCAGATCTGGACGGAATTGCTGCAATAA
- a CDS encoding universal stress protein, translating into MPDLSVIAATDLSARSAHVAARARALAEVLGARLVCVHVTDGKAPAALPGDTRLLTGETAPALAALATEENAALIVLGLHRERRVLDVLRLTTMERIVLAAPCPVLIAHQPPERKYAQVLAPTDFSAGSAAALAMAARIAPGAQFHAIHALQMRLGARAAPGNREFEAAMDRAEAHCSAFLSRPGLPPLAEPPEIVPGGVHPVLAFRSAELGADLVAIGAHSGRSPDQLGNYARDLMRAPPTDLLVSKPGP; encoded by the coding sequence ATGCCCGACCTCTCTGTCATCGCCGCGACCGACCTGTCTGCCCGTTCGGCCCATGTCGCCGCCCGCGCCCGCGCGCTGGCAGAGGTTCTGGGCGCGCGGCTGGTCTGCGTCCATGTCACCGACGGCAAGGCCCCCGCGGCCCTACCCGGCGACACCCGCCTGCTGACCGGCGAAACCGCGCCCGCCCTCGCCGCCCTGGCGACCGAGGAAAACGCGGCGCTGATCGTGTTGGGGCTGCACCGGGAACGGCGCGTTCTCGATGTTCTGCGGCTGACGACGATGGAGCGCATCGTGCTGGCCGCGCCCTGCCCCGTGCTGATCGCGCACCAACCGCCGGAACGCAAATATGCGCAGGTGCTGGCACCGACCGATTTCTCGGCCGGGTCGGCGGCGGCCCTGGCCATGGCGGCGCGCATCGCCCCCGGCGCGCAATTCCACGCGATCCACGCCTTGCAGATGCGTCTAGGCGCCCGCGCCGCGCCCGGCAACCGCGAGTTCGAAGCCGCCATGGACCGCGCCGAGGCCCATTGCAGCGCCTTCCTGTCGCGCCCCGGCCTGCCGCCGCTGGCCGAACCGCCCGAGATCGTGCCGGGCGGCGTGCACCCCGTGCTGGCGTTTCGCAGCGCCGAGCTGGGGGCCGATCTGGTGGCGATCGGGGCGCATTCGGGGCGCAGTCCCGACCAGTTGGGCAACTATGCCCGCGACCTGATGCGCGCGCCGCCGACCGACCTGCTGGTCAGCAAGCCCGGTCCCTGA
- a CDS encoding Hint domain-containing protein, whose protein sequence is MPASLPPTPAAAHAVSAYPAEDLRVHTGANAGDPLASPADSVCGDYYRLAEGATPLTLMLDLDSPDGEGRLAPGSERGNPGDPVRLEGRLSLMAPDGDLVEVLVVNLGAARVALPLSPLLTRHVYSLIATDPTPGPIRLAAVVAGAFARGTRVALADGRQCPVEDLAPGDALVTRDHGAQVLRWKGAVTLRAEGGFAPVVVQPGVMGNPGPLVVSPHHRLFLYRRDARNLTGAAGLLVQARHLVDDSAILRREGGHVEYFSLVFDAHEVIYAEGVPCESLMVCPSVLTRLPEDLAAPLRAAFPGLSQRLHSGADLAPEMVSRLPDRPGARLPLRP, encoded by the coding sequence ATGCCCGCCTCCCTGCCGCCGACCCCTGCTGCCGCGCACGCCGTTTCGGCCTATCCGGCCGAGGACCTGCGCGTCCACACCGGCGCGAACGCGGGCGATCCGCTGGCCTCGCCCGCCGACAGCGTGTGCGGTGATTATTACCGCCTGGCCGAGGGCGCGACACCGCTGACGTTGATGCTGGACCTCGACTCGCCCGACGGCGAGGGGCGACTGGCGCCGGGGTCCGAGCGCGGCAACCCCGGCGATCCGGTTCGGCTGGAGGGGCGGCTGTCGCTGATGGCGCCCGACGGCGATCTGGTCGAGGTTCTGGTGGTGAACCTGGGCGCGGCGCGGGTGGCGCTGCCGCTGTCCCCCCTGCTGACGCGCCACGTCTATTCGCTGATCGCCACCGACCCCACGCCCGGGCCGATCCGGCTGGCTGCGGTGGTCGCGGGCGCCTTTGCGCGGGGCACGCGTGTGGCATTGGCCGACGGCCGCCAGTGCCCGGTCGAGGATCTGGCCCCCGGCGACGCGCTGGTTACCCGCGACCACGGCGCGCAGGTGCTGCGCTGGAAGGGGGCGGTGACGCTCAGGGCCGAGGGGGGCTTTGCGCCGGTCGTGGTGCAACCCGGCGTCATGGGAAACCCCGGCCCGCTGGTGGTCAGCCCGCATCACCGCCTGTTTCTCTATCGACGCGACGCGCGCAACCTGACCGGTGCGGCCGGGCTGCTGGTGCAGGCCCGTCACCTGGTTGATGACAGCGCGATCCTGCGCCGCGAGGGGGGGCATGTCGAGTATTTCTCGTTGGTGTTCGACGCGCACGAGGTGATCTACGCCGAGGGCGTCCCGTGCGAAAGTCTCATGGTCTGCCCCTCGGTCCTGACCCGCCTGCCCGAGGATCTGGCCGCCCCCTTGCGCGCGGCCTTTCCCGGCCTGTCGCAGCGGCTGCACAGCGGTGCCGATCTGGCCCCCGAGATGGTCTCGCGCCTGCCGGACCGGCCCGGCGCGCGGCTGCCCCTTCGTCCTTGA
- a CDS encoding SDR family oxidoreductase, with protein MDLGLKGKRALVCASSRGLGRGCAEALADAGVDLVLNARGDAALQATAQAIRAAHGVTVEAVAADITTDEGRARVLEVAGAVDILVTNAGGPPPGLWTDWSRADFIKALDANMLTPIALMQALLPGMMARGWGRVVNITSQAVKAPIGVLGLSNAARTGLTGFVAGTARQVAGTGVTINNLLPGIHATDRADALDGGVARAKGVTLEAARAERMATIPAGRYGTAAEFGAACAFLCSQHAGFIVGQNILLDGGGINTTL; from the coding sequence ATGGATCTGGGTCTCAAGGGGAAACGCGCGCTGGTCTGTGCCTCGTCCAGGGGGTTGGGGCGCGGCTGCGCCGAGGCCCTGGCCGACGCCGGGGTGGACCTGGTCCTGAACGCGCGCGGCGACGCGGCGTTGCAGGCAACCGCCCAGGCGATCCGCGCCGCGCATGGCGTCACGGTCGAGGCCGTCGCAGCCGACATCACGACCGACGAAGGGCGCGCGCGGGTGCTCGAGGTCGCGGGCGCGGTGGATATCCTGGTCACCAACGCCGGCGGACCGCCGCCCGGCCTGTGGACCGACTGGTCGCGCGCGGATTTCATCAAGGCGCTGGATGCCAACATGCTGACGCCGATCGCGCTGATGCAGGCGCTGTTGCCGGGGATGATGGCGCGCGGCTGGGGCCGGGTGGTCAACATCACCAGCCAGGCGGTCAAGGCGCCAATCGGCGTTCTGGGGCTGTCGAACGCCGCGCGCACCGGCTTGACGGGTTTCGTCGCGGGCACCGCGCGGCAGGTCGCGGGCACCGGCGTGACGATCAACAATCTGCTTCCCGGCATCCACGCGACAGACCGGGCCGACGCGCTGGACGGCGGCGTGGCCCGGGCCAAGGGTGTCACCCTCGAGGCGGCGCGGGCCGAGCGGATGGCGACGATTCCAGCCGGGCGCTATGGCACGGCAGCCGAATTCGGCGCGGCCTGCGCCTTTCTGTGCAGCCAGCACGCGGGGTTCATCGTCGGGCAGAACATCCTGTTGGACGGCGGCGGGATCAACACCACGCTCTGA
- a CDS encoding N-acetylmuramoyl-L-alanine amidase: MIRHPSPNAGPRRDGLRPELVVLHFTEMASAEAALQRLCDPAAEVSAHYLIARDGRLWQMVDEGARAWHAGAGAWRGRDDVNSRSIGIELDNDGRSPFPHPLMARLETLLPGILSRWSIPARGVIAHSDMAPQRKSDPGPRFDWRRLARQGLAIWPETAGDADAPLAASLDRIGYPPAPADLRLRAFRLRFRPGHAGPEDGRDRALADALARLSDD; this comes from the coding sequence ATGATCCGCCACCCCTCGCCCAACGCCGGGCCGCGCCGCGACGGATTGCGGCCCGAGCTGGTGGTTCTGCATTTCACCGAGATGGCCAGCGCCGAGGCCGCGCTTCAGCGCCTGTGCGACCCCGCGGCCGAGGTCTCGGCGCATTACCTGATCGCGCGCGACGGCAGGCTGTGGCAGATGGTGGACGAGGGCGCGCGCGCCTGGCACGCCGGGGCGGGCGCCTGGCGCGGCCGGGACGATGTCAACTCGCGCTCGATCGGGATCGAGCTGGACAACGACGGGCGCAGTCCCTTCCCGCATCCGCTGATGGCGCGCCTGGAAACGCTCTTGCCCGGGATCCTGTCGCGCTGGTCGATCCCGGCGCGTGGCGTCATCGCGCACAGCGACATGGCGCCCCAGCGCAAGAGCGACCCGGGCCCGCGCTTTGACTGGCGGCGGCTGGCGCGGCAGGGGCTGGCGATCTGGCCCGAGACCGCCGGCGACGCCGACGCCCCGCTCGCCGCATCGCTCGACCGGATCGGATACCCGCCGGCGCCTGCCGATCTGCGCCTCAGGGCCTTCCGGCTGCGGTTCCGGCCGGGCCATGCCGGGCCCGAGGACGGGCGCGACCGGGCCCTGGCGGATGCCCTCGCCAGATTGTCTGACGATTGA
- the gatA gene encoding Asp-tRNA(Asn)/Glu-tRNA(Gln) amidotransferase subunit GatA, with amino-acid sequence MSLNTLTIAEARDRLRARDVTSVELTQACLSAIDGAGALNAFVHKTPEIALKRAAAADARIAAGDAPAMCGIPVGIKDLFCTEGVPSQAASNILKGFRPEYESTVSAQLRDAGAVMLGKLNMDEFAMGSSNESSCYGNAVNPWRRGNDDTPLTPGGSSGGSAAAVAADLCLGATGTDTGGSIRQPAAFTGTVGIKPTYGRCSRWGIVAFASSLDQAGPMTKTVRDAAIMLGAMAGHDARDSTSADIAVPDFEAALSGDIRGKTIGIPREYRMDGMPAEIEKLWSDGTRMLKDAGAAIRDISLPHTKYALPAYYVIAPAEASSNLARYDGVRYGHRATLGPGDGIVEMYEKTRAEGFGPEVQRRVMVGTYVLSAGFYDAYYNRARRVRALIKRDFDQAFAAGVDAILTPATPSSAFGLGEMADADPVAMYLNDVFTVTVNLAGLPGIALPTGLDSKGLPLGLQLIGRPWGEADLLNTALVLENAAGFVSKPQKWW; translated from the coding sequence ATGAGCCTGAACACCCTGACCATCGCCGAAGCCCGCGACCGCCTGCGCGCGCGCGACGTGACCTCGGTCGAATTGACGCAGGCGTGCCTGTCGGCGATCGACGGTGCCGGTGCGCTGAACGCCTTCGTGCACAAGACGCCCGAGATCGCGCTGAAGCGCGCGGCGGCCGCCGACGCGCGGATTGCGGCGGGCGACGCCCCGGCGATGTGCGGCATCCCGGTCGGCATCAAGGACCTGTTCTGCACCGAGGGCGTGCCCTCGCAGGCTGCCTCGAACATCCTGAAAGGCTTCCGGCCCGAGTATGAATCCACGGTCTCGGCGCAGTTGCGCGACGCGGGCGCGGTGATGCTGGGCAAGCTGAACATGGATGAGTTCGCGATGGGTTCGTCCAACGAATCCTCGTGCTACGGCAACGCGGTGAACCCCTGGCGGCGCGGCAACGACGACACGCCGCTGACGCCGGGCGGGTCCTCGGGCGGGTCGGCCGCGGCGGTTGCCGCCGACCTGTGCCTGGGCGCGACCGGCACCGACACCGGCGGTTCGATCCGCCAGCCCGCCGCCTTTACCGGCACCGTGGGCATCAAGCCGACCTACGGGCGGTGCTCGCGCTGGGGGATCGTGGCCTTTGCCTCGTCGCTGGACCAGGCCGGGCCGATGACCAAGACGGTGCGCGACGCCGCGATCATGCTGGGCGCGATGGCCGGACATGACGCCAGGGATTCGACCAGCGCCGACATCGCGGTGCCGGATTTCGAGGCCGCGTTGAGCGGTGACATCCGCGGCAAGACCATCGGCATTCCGCGCGAATACCGCATGGACGGGATGCCGGCCGAGATCGAAAAGCTGTGGTCCGACGGCACGCGGATGCTGAAGGACGCCGGCGCGGCGATCCGCGACATCTCGCTGCCGCACACGAAATACGCGCTGCCCGCCTATTATGTCATCGCCCCGGCCGAGGCCTCGTCAAACCTGGCGCGCTATGACGGCGTGCGCTATGGCCATCGCGCCACGCTGGGCCCGGGCGACGGCATCGTCGAGATGTATGAAAAAACCCGCGCCGAAGGGTTCGGCCCCGAGGTGCAGCGCCGGGTGATGGTGGGCACCTATGTGCTGTCGGCCGGGTTCTACGACGCCTATTACAACCGGGCGCGCCGCGTGCGGGCGCTCATCAAGCGCGATTTCGACCAGGCCTTTGCCGCCGGCGTCGATGCGATCCTGACGCCGGCCACCCCGTCCTCGGCCTTTGGCCTGGGGGAAATGGCGGATGCGGACCCGGTGGCGATGTATCTGAACGACGTGTTCACCGTGACTGTGAACCTGGCGGGCCTGCCCGGCATCGCCCTGCCGACCGGGCTGGACAGCAAGGGCCTGCCGCTGGGCTTGCAACTGATCGGCCGCCCCTGGGGCGAGGCCGACCTGCTGAACACCGCGCTGGTTCTGGAAAACGCGGCGGGATTTGTTTCCAAACCGCAAAAATGGTGGTAA
- the gatC gene encoding Asp-tRNA(Asn)/Glu-tRNA(Gln) amidotransferase subunit GatC codes for MSTIDIETARRVAKLARIRVPDETLPQLAEQLSGILTFMEQLNEVNVDGIEPMTSVTPMRLKRRQDSVTDGDMQAKILSNAPDAREGFFAVPKVVE; via the coding sequence ATGTCCACCATCGACATCGAGACCGCGCGCCGGGTGGCGAAACTCGCCCGCATCCGCGTGCCTGACGAAACCCTGCCGCAACTGGCCGAGCAGCTCTCGGGCATCCTGACGTTCATGGAACAACTGAACGAGGTGAACGTGGACGGGATCGAACCGATGACATCGGTCACCCCGATGCGCCTGAAGCGCCGGCAGGACAGTGTGACCGACGGCGACATGCAGGCAAAGATCCTGTCCAACGCCCCCGATGCCCGCGAGGGTTTCTTTGCCGTGCCGAAGGTGGTCGAATGA